A DNA window from Anaerocolumna sp. AGMB13020 contains the following coding sequences:
- a CDS encoding glycosyl hydrolase: protein MKEFKNPSNKFRPIPFWSWNDQLEKEEIQNQIVEMKQAGVGGAFFHARSGLKVDYLGEEWFECIKAGIDKGKEVDLDVWLYDEEGWPSGFAGGIVPALSADYHAKFMTLERYTSLKDIDKTAMLAVYLYDKEREFYVKIDWDYNTLLNDGQEFLAVRRHTNPYYIDTMNKRAVEAFLQCTHEVYYEKYGEDFGTYIKGFFTDEPRLTCNHFGELPWSDDLTENFKNRYGYELLDCLPSLFIKSGNYEKFRYDFWKLVNDLFVKSYMKTIYDWCEAHDCKSTGHIMMEESIFSQMTSTGGVMPFYEYMHIPGIDWLRRPISTPVIGKQVGSAACQLGKDKVITESFALCGWNVSFEELKWIAEWQFVNGVNMICQHLQAYTIRGSRKRDYPPSLFHQQTWWKDYKKFNDYLGRLCVALSEGNQSADVLLLHPMRSGFLTYDGTRTEDIRVLDDEFTKISVSLSGNHISYHYGDETIIENHGRIEEGQFCLGKIAYKTVILPHMHSIDKITVKLLLEFLNKGGVVLSAGRFPTFTNGSEEELSQLKAGCVTIKAEEIRDYLKEVKLVSLSIAEKKKEIRNISYQQRQTGEGTLLFLVNHDQKETYQAEVTVFNGSYQVKRLLGETGEEEVIGFLAEKDKTVFPLEFKPMQSYILMLEQTEKPRTISLPVKEYEIITLQRNWKIEKLGLNSLTLDFCTYSIDGGEVLGPVSVIKLQDILMELRRPCEVTMNFSFEADLDLDANKEFYLVAEEAKIFDITVNGTSIPYSKEAGYWKDKTFKKVDIKPNVINGRNEITLHTTFRQSQKVYDVLYGENVYETEKNKITYEVELESIYLLGDFGVISKTPFRKVEREAMFSDGPFLVVDKPAAFSGNEFTKQGLLFFAEDMVISQEIEISDRNKKYLLDFGKQNAPLIKIFVNGCLVKDSLWAPYTADISDYVKEGINEIKLWIYASNRNLLGPHHHIDGECYNVGPDSFTGKWSWVERKSEADATDIADRTKNYWTDSYSFVKFGLKE, encoded by the coding sequence ATGAAAGAATTTAAAAATCCTTCCAATAAATTCAGACCGATACCTTTTTGGTCCTGGAATGATCAATTGGAGAAAGAGGAAATACAGAATCAGATAGTGGAGATGAAACAGGCAGGCGTGGGAGGTGCTTTCTTCCATGCCAGGTCCGGTTTAAAGGTGGATTATCTGGGAGAAGAATGGTTTGAATGCATCAAAGCCGGAATAGACAAAGGAAAAGAGGTCGACCTGGATGTCTGGCTCTATGATGAAGAAGGCTGGCCCAGCGGTTTTGCAGGAGGAATCGTTCCGGCGCTTTCAGCAGATTATCATGCCAAATTCATGACTCTTGAAAGATATACTTCCCTAAAGGATATTGATAAAACAGCCATGTTAGCAGTATACCTATATGATAAGGAAAGGGAGTTCTATGTTAAGATTGACTGGGACTATAATACGCTGTTAAATGATGGACAGGAATTTCTTGCTGTTAGAAGACATACCAATCCATATTATATTGATACAATGAACAAGAGGGCAGTGGAGGCATTCTTACAATGCACCCATGAGGTTTACTATGAAAAATACGGAGAAGACTTCGGAACCTATATAAAAGGATTCTTTACCGATGAACCAAGGCTTACCTGCAATCATTTTGGGGAGCTGCCTTGGTCTGATGATCTGACAGAAAATTTTAAGAACCGTTATGGCTATGAGCTTTTGGACTGTCTGCCTTCTTTGTTTATCAAATCCGGTAATTATGAGAAATTCCGCTATGATTTCTGGAAGCTGGTGAACGATTTATTTGTTAAGAGCTATATGAAGACCATATATGACTGGTGTGAGGCACATGATTGCAAATCTACCGGGCATATTATGATGGAGGAGAGCATTTTCAGTCAGATGACCAGTACCGGCGGAGTTATGCCTTTTTATGAGTACATGCATATTCCGGGGATTGATTGGTTAAGGCGTCCTATTTCAACACCTGTTATCGGGAAACAGGTTGGCTCTGCTGCCTGCCAGCTGGGAAAAGATAAAGTAATCACAGAGTCTTTTGCACTCTGCGGCTGGAATGTATCTTTTGAAGAATTAAAATGGATTGCTGAGTGGCAGTTTGTAAACGGTGTTAACATGATCTGTCAGCATTTACAGGCATATACGATAAGAGGCTCCAGAAAGAGGGATTATCCGCCGTCCTTGTTCCATCAGCAGACCTGGTGGAAGGATTACAAGAAATTCAATGATTATCTGGGTCGTTTATGTGTGGCACTATCAGAAGGAAATCAGTCAGCAGATGTACTTCTGCTGCATCCAATGAGAAGCGGTTTCCTGACCTATGATGGTACCAGAACAGAGGATATCAGAGTCTTAGATGATGAATTTACAAAAATCTCTGTAAGCCTTTCCGGAAATCATATAAGCTATCATTATGGAGATGAGACAATTATCGAGAATCATGGACGCATTGAAGAAGGACAATTCTGTTTAGGTAAAATCGCTTACAAAACTGTCATACTTCCTCATATGCATTCCATTGATAAAATAACTGTGAAACTATTACTGGAGTTTCTGAACAAAGGAGGTGTTGTACTAAGCGCAGGAAGATTCCCTACTTTTACGAATGGCAGCGAAGAAGAACTTAGTCAGTTAAAAGCTGGCTGTGTAACGATTAAGGCGGAAGAAATCAGAGACTATCTCAAGGAGGTAAAGCTGGTGTCTCTGAGTATAGCGGAAAAGAAGAAAGAGATTAGAAATATCTCATATCAGCAGAGGCAAACAGGAGAAGGAACCCTGCTCTTTCTTGTTAATCATGACCAGAAGGAGACCTATCAGGCGGAGGTTACAGTATTTAATGGCAGCTATCAGGTTAAACGACTGCTGGGTGAAACCGGAGAAGAAGAGGTAATAGGCTTTTTGGCAGAGAAGGATAAGACTGTCTTTCCATTGGAATTTAAACCGATGCAATCCTATATCCTTATGCTGGAGCAGACAGAAAAACCTCGGACAATTTCTCTACCTGTTAAAGAATATGAAATCATAACCTTGCAAAGAAACTGGAAAATTGAAAAACTAGGGCTGAATTCTCTAACCTTGGATTTCTGTACTTACAGTATAGACGGGGGAGAAGTCCTGGGGCCGGTTTCAGTTATCAAGCTTCAGGATATTCTGATGGAGCTTAGAAGACCTTGTGAGGTTACTATGAATTTTTCTTTCGAGGCTGACCTTGATCTGGATGCCAATAAAGAATTCTATCTGGTGGCAGAAGAAGCGAAAATATTTGATATTACAGTAAATGGTACTTCTATTCCCTATAGTAAAGAAGCCGGTTACTGGAAGGATAAGACCTTCAAAAAAGTAGACATTAAACCGAACGTCATAAACGGCAGAAATGAAATCACGTTACATACAACTTTCCGCCAGAGTCAGAAGGTATATGATGTATTATACGGAGAAAATGTTTATGAAACAGAAAAAAACAAGATAACCTACGAGGTTGAATTAGAAAGCATTTACCTCTTGGGTGATTTCGGGGTTATTTCTAAAACTCCATTCAGAAAGGTTGAAAGGGAGGCTATGTTTAGTGACGGACCTTTTCTGGTAGTGGATAAACCGGCTGCTTTTTCTGGAAATGAATTTACAAAACAGGGACTTCTGTTTTTTGCAGAGGATATGGTAATTAGCCAGGAGATTGAAATTAGTGATAGGAATAAAAAGTATCTGCTGGATTTCGGAAAGCAGAATGCTCCGCTGATTAAAATCTTTGTAAACGGGTGCCTGGTCAAAGATTCTTTATGGGCTCCTTACACTGCAGATATCAGTGACTATGTGAAGGAAGGTATAAACGAGATCAAGTTATGGATTTATGCCTCAAACCGTAACCTTCTGGGACCCCATCATCATATTGACGGCGAATGCTATAATGTCGGGCCAGACAGCTTTACGGGCAAATGGAGCTGGGTGGAGCGTAAGTCAGAAGCAGATGCTACAGACATAGCAGACAGAACGAAAAACTATTGGACAGATTCTTATAGCTTTGTAAAGTTTGGTTTAAAGGAATAG
- a CDS encoding Hsp20/alpha crystallin family protein: MFLANRVNNLFDEMFKESFLEAPAWFNQSQMMKTDVQEKDGNYLIDMELPGFTKEDLHAELRDGYLTITANRNESKEEKDKDGNYIRRERFTGSSRRSFYVGDQVKEEDIKASFKDGILRLSVPKSYTGIEDKRGYIAIE, encoded by the coding sequence ATGTTTCTGGCAAACAGAGTGAATAATTTATTTGATGAAATGTTTAAAGAGTCTTTTTTGGAAGCACCAGCATGGTTTAATCAATCTCAGATGATGAAAACAGATGTGCAGGAAAAGGATGGGAATTACCTCATAGATATGGAATTGCCCGGATTTACAAAAGAAGACTTGCATGCTGAATTAAGAGATGGTTATTTAACCATTACTGCGAACAGGAATGAGAGTAAAGAAGAAAAGGATAAGGATGGAAACTATATCAGAAGGGAGCGGTTTACAGGTAGCAGCAGGAGAAGTTTTTATGTGGGAGATCAGGTGAAAGAGGAAGATATCAAGGCTTCATTTAAAGATGGGATACTTCGTCTTTCCGTTCCCAAATCATATACAGGGATAGAAGATAAGAGAGGTTATATTGCAATTGAATAA
- a CDS encoding MGH1-like glycoside hydrolase domain-containing protein has translation MIHEKGMVVYMADFEKKIRDFITENIPGVLKSPVSFIKYPFIDPGSVYDGNVWDWDTYWSVYGLLNLFEREEDSRVKDKVVEHAKGNIYNFLDHQLEDGYIPMMIEVGKWSEPYLNLKHKEGVMMNMHKPFLCSQICLISDYIKDYHWILPYVEQLDKYFMCYYKNYFFEIPGLFVWCDDIMIGMDNDPATFGRPKFSTANIFLNSFMVSELQAAAKILRELGLEEERAVWYQQKADQLIASIQRECYDKRDGFFYSADVDIKTRKFDWFHQGLGVFWNTLPIKIRVWSGFLPMWAGFATKEQAESLVKHMFDKDTFYSDFGITTLAKDEKMFDLSVTNNPSNWLGPIWLVANYVVFRGLLNYGYVKEAQSMYERTLRLLGEDITKTGSLHEYYNPFDGEPIMNGGFINWNILVLNMADELRGKAPMRNYECFFGSEER, from the coding sequence ATGATTCACGAGAAAGGTATGGTTGTTTATATGGCAGATTTCGAAAAAAAAATCAGGGACTTTATAACAGAGAATATACCCGGTGTGTTAAAAAGTCCGGTGAGTTTTATAAAATATCCCTTTATAGATCCCGGCTCAGTTTATGACGGAAATGTTTGGGATTGGGATACCTACTGGTCCGTTTACGGACTCTTGAACCTCTTTGAGAGGGAAGAGGATAGCCGTGTAAAGGATAAGGTTGTAGAGCATGCCAAAGGAAATATCTATAACTTCCTGGATCATCAGCTGGAGGACGGGTATATTCCAATGATGATTGAAGTGGGTAAATGGTCAGAGCCCTACCTGAATTTAAAGCATAAGGAAGGTGTTATGATGAACATGCATAAGCCCTTTTTATGCAGCCAGATATGCCTGATCAGTGACTACATCAAAGATTATCACTGGATATTACCTTATGTAGAACAATTGGATAAATATTTTATGTGCTACTACAAAAATTACTTTTTTGAAATTCCCGGACTGTTTGTCTGGTGTGATGACATCATGATAGGAATGGATAATGACCCCGCTACCTTTGGTCGTCCTAAGTTCTCTACTGCAAATATCTTCTTAAATAGTTTTATGGTTTCTGAACTGCAGGCAGCAGCAAAGATTCTAAGAGAACTTGGTTTGGAGGAGGAAAGAGCAGTCTGGTACCAGCAGAAAGCAGACCAGCTGATCGCTTCCATACAACGAGAGTGTTATGATAAGAGAGACGGATTCTTTTATTCAGCCGATGTGGATATAAAGACCAGAAAATTCGATTGGTTCCATCAGGGGTTAGGAGTATTCTGGAATACCCTGCCGATTAAAATCCGTGTCTGGTCCGGCTTCCTACCTATGTGGGCAGGTTTTGCCACAAAGGAACAGGCAGAAAGCCTGGTGAAGCATATGTTCGATAAAGATACCTTCTATAGTGATTTTGGAATCACTACTCTTGCAAAAGATGAGAAGATGTTTGATTTATCTGTTACCAATAATCCCTCGAACTGGCTTGGACCCATCTGGCTGGTTGCAAACTATGTTGTGTTTAGAGGGCTTTTAAATTACGGATATGTGAAAGAAGCACAAAGTATGTATGAGAGAACCCTCAGATTGCTTGGTGAGGATATTACGAAAACCGGCAGCCTTCATGAATATTACAATCCCTTTGACGGTGAGCCGATCATGAACGGTGGTTTTATCAACTGGAACATACTGGTGTTAAATATGGCAGATGAGTTAAGGGGGAAGGCACCTATGAGGAACTATGAATGTTTCTTTGGAAGTGAAGAGAGGTAG
- a CDS encoding 3-keto-5-aminohexanoate cleavage protein yields MNKVILSLAPVNAATGPFSVQETAEDIVKSIDAGASMCHIHSRDREGKLTPDISVMCEIFDEVLRQRDVVVQTSTGGVSDMNIRERCNPLEYTEAETASLNGGSTNLGEAVYRNSLEDIRYCSKVCYEKKILPEIEVFDIGMIDNINKLRAEQPFLEPVFFNLVFGHRGGMQPTVEALYAFKSFVPKDCLWGVTHYGRDNWSFLAAAIAMGAAEVRIGFEDSAYLAPDKSAEKNYELVERLAELIHAMGLKVASVAEAREILKLCN; encoded by the coding sequence ATGAATAAGGTAATCCTATCCCTTGCTCCTGTAAATGCAGCAACAGGACCCTTTTCTGTACAGGAAACAGCAGAAGATATTGTAAAGAGCATAGACGCAGGAGCTTCCATGTGCCATATTCACAGCAGAGACAGGGAAGGGAAACTTACACCTGACATATCTGTGATGTGTGAAATATTTGATGAAGTGCTAAGACAGCGGGATGTTGTGGTACAAACCTCCACAGGCGGAGTCTCTGATATGAATATCCGGGAAAGATGCAATCCTTTAGAGTATACGGAAGCAGAAACCGCATCTCTAAACGGTGGCTCCACCAATCTGGGAGAAGCCGTTTATAGAAATTCTCTGGAGGATATCAGATATTGCTCCAAAGTCTGCTATGAGAAAAAAATATTGCCGGAGATAGAAGTCTTTGATATTGGAATGATTGATAATATCAATAAGCTAAGAGCAGAGCAGCCTTTTCTTGAGCCCGTCTTCTTCAACCTGGTATTTGGCCACAGAGGGGGGATGCAGCCTACAGTAGAAGCTCTCTATGCGTTTAAGTCTTTTGTTCCAAAAGACTGTTTATGGGGTGTCACTCATTATGGCAGGGATAACTGGTCTTTTCTCGCTGCCGCAATTGCAATGGGGGCCGCGGAAGTACGTATCGGCTTCGAGGACAGTGCTTATCTGGCTCCGGATAAAAGTGCTGAAAAAAATTATGAATTGGTTGAAAGGTTAGCTGAGCTGATACACGCTATGGGACTTAAAGTGGCATCCGTGGCAGAGGCCAGAGAAATCTTAAAACTGTGCAACTAG
- a CDS encoding DUF5605 domain-containing protein, whose translation MIKIEKWGVFELVFTGNEEGNPYTDYEIYGYFSGEQENKKVFGFYDGDSRYVIRFMPSFEGIYTYRVKGSFTEAVYEGQFEVTAAMDNNHGPVRVCDTYHFAYEDGTPYYSMGTTCYAWTHQPDAMQLETLDTLRKSPFNKIRFCIFPKHYDYNLYEPISYPYEGKPCDISGITKDNFMEYLPSNPDNNWNYKRFNPEHFRIIEKRIQDLMKLGIEADLILMHPYDRWGFSEMDSESSALYINYVTARFAAYRNVWWSLANEYDLCEKKGLKDWEEYADILVKKDPYRRLRSIHNCKLLYDYTRPWITHCSVQRTEIYLSAAGTKALREQYGKPVVFDEVGYEGNINFSWGNLTAEEMVRLFWTTTVRGGYCGHGETYMHEKDKLWWSHGGVLYGESADRLKFLYELLLQTPGHGLKPAEMKKWEDNCATASHPGFSGRYFLFYTGHTRPAFKEFEFQQGKRYVVQVIDTWDMTIEDRGVFHNKFRIELPSKEYMALRIWEEGIDATSLT comes from the coding sequence ATGATAAAGATAGAAAAATGGGGAGTCTTCGAACTGGTATTCACAGGAAATGAGGAGGGGAATCCCTATACAGACTATGAAATCTACGGATACTTTAGCGGTGAGCAGGAGAATAAGAAGGTGTTTGGTTTCTATGACGGAGACAGCCGATACGTTATCAGATTCATGCCCTCCTTTGAAGGTATCTATACATATAGAGTTAAAGGAAGCTTTACAGAAGCGGTCTATGAAGGACAATTTGAAGTTACGGCAGCCATGGACAATAATCATGGGCCAGTCAGGGTATGTGATACCTATCATTTTGCATACGAGGACGGAACACCTTATTATTCCATGGGTACGACCTGTTATGCATGGACGCACCAGCCAGATGCAATGCAGCTGGAAACCCTTGATACTTTAAGAAAAAGTCCCTTTAACAAAATAAGATTTTGCATTTTTCCAAAGCATTATGATTACAACCTTTATGAGCCGATTTCCTATCCTTACGAAGGTAAGCCCTGTGATATAAGCGGAATCACAAAGGATAATTTTATGGAATATTTACCGTCTAATCCAGATAATAATTGGAATTATAAACGATTTAATCCGGAACATTTTCGAATTATCGAGAAGCGGATTCAGGATTTGATGAAATTGGGAATCGAAGCAGATCTGATTCTGATGCATCCTTATGACCGATGGGGCTTCTCAGAAATGGACAGCGAAAGCAGTGCGCTGTATATCAATTATGTAACCGCCAGATTCGCAGCTTACCGTAATGTATGGTGGTCACTTGCCAATGAATATGATCTGTGTGAGAAAAAAGGCTTAAAAGACTGGGAGGAATATGCAGATATCCTGGTAAAGAAAGATCCGTACCGCAGGCTTCGTTCCATTCACAACTGCAAGCTCCTCTATGACTATACAAGACCCTGGATTACTCATTGCAGCGTACAGCGTACAGAAATCTATCTCTCTGCGGCAGGCACTAAAGCTTTAAGAGAACAGTATGGCAAGCCGGTTGTTTTTGATGAGGTTGGTTACGAAGGAAATATTAATTTTTCCTGGGGTAATCTCACTGCTGAGGAAATGGTAAGATTATTTTGGACAACAACTGTTCGTGGAGGTTACTGCGGACACGGAGAAACTTATATGCATGAAAAGGATAAACTCTGGTGGTCCCATGGCGGTGTTCTCTATGGTGAGTCAGCGGACAGACTTAAGTTTCTATATGAACTGTTGCTGCAGACACCCGGACATGGCTTGAAACCGGCAGAAATGAAGAAATGGGAGGATAATTGTGCAACTGCTTCCCATCCTGGTTTCAGTGGCAGATATTTTCTCTTTTATACCGGTCATACCAGGCCAGCCTTTAAGGAGTTTGAATTCCAGCAAGGAAAGAGATATGTCGTGCAGGTAATTGATACCTGGGATATGACGATTGAAGACAGAGGTGTATTTCATAACAAATTTAGAATAGAGCTTCCTTCAAAGGAATATATGGCATTGAGAATTTGGGAGGAAGGCATAGACGCCACCAGCCTGACGTAA